The following proteins are encoded in a genomic region of Aquifex aeolicus VF5:
- a CDS encoding methyltransferase domain-containing protein, producing the protein MRFSIRNVSEQEVKREIRHILEEVSSDKDEISNKHKPTTVVKPVDFENIDLNYLFSLNGAEFVRSAYRLVLGREPDPQGIEYFLSKLFSGEYTKGDVIVHLRLSKEGRKRKTKIKGFYKLAIPFFLKRVPIISKFYNLGKFLIFPERFLRRLIALENFSYTHILELKHELYILKQSTNEKIRFLEEITSPLRKIEVNNIWTKEFNFGIENKENFYASFENAFRGGYESIKEKQKIYLDILKKEGVRGKVLDVGCGRGEFLELLKQEGFEGIGIDVNNYLIDLLKKRGFKVFNMDAISFLEQFDEALDAITAFQVIEHMSIKYLKKFLELSYKKLSNGGLIILETINPWNIEAFARFYLDETHVRPIVPEYLYFLLKYIGFKDVKVIFLSPLEKEIFSFQKLKYYYLDYAVIGKKEE; encoded by the coding sequence ATGAGATTCTCCATAAGAAATGTTAGCGAACAGGAAGTTAAAAGGGAAATAAGACACATATTGGAAGAAGTTTCTTCCGATAAAGATGAAATATCTAATAAACATAAACCTACAACTGTAGTAAAACCCGTTGACTTTGAAAATATAGATTTAAACTACCTGTTTTCCTTAAACGGAGCTGAATTTGTTAGAAGCGCCTACAGGTTGGTTCTTGGTCGAGAACCGGATCCTCAAGGTATAGAATATTTTCTTTCAAAATTATTCTCAGGCGAATACACTAAAGGAGATGTTATAGTACACCTTAGATTATCTAAAGAAGGTAGAAAAAGAAAAACAAAGATTAAAGGTTTTTATAAACTAGCTATACCTTTCTTTTTAAAAAGAGTACCTATAATATCTAAGTTTTATAATTTAGGCAAATTTCTGATCTTCCCTGAAAGATTTTTAAGGAGACTTATAGCTCTTGAAAATTTCTCTTATACGCATATATTGGAGCTTAAACATGAATTGTACATTTTAAAACAATCCACAAATGAAAAAATAAGATTCCTAGAGGAAATTACTTCACCACTCAGAAAGATAGAGGTTAATAATATATGGACAAAAGAATTCAACTTTGGAATTGAGAATAAAGAAAATTTTTACGCTTCCTTTGAAAATGCATTTAGGGGAGGGTACGAAAGTATAAAAGAAAAGCAAAAAATTTACTTAGATATCTTAAAAAAAGAAGGAGTAAGAGGAAAGGTGTTAGACGTAGGTTGTGGAAGAGGGGAGTTTTTAGAACTATTAAAACAAGAAGGCTTTGAAGGCATTGGAATAGATGTTAATAATTATTTAATAGATTTATTAAAAAAGAGAGGGTTTAAAGTTTTTAATATGGATGCCATTTCGTTCCTAGAACAATTTGATGAGGCTTTAGACGCAATAACTGCTTTTCAAGTTATTGAACATATGTCTATTAAATACTTAAAAAAATTCTTGGAACTTAGTTATAAAAAGCTTTCTAACGGTGGGCTTATAATTCTTGAAACGATAAATCCTTGGAACATAGAAGCGTTCGCAAGGTTTTACTTAGACGAAACACATGTAAGACCTATTGTGCCAGAGTATCTCTATTTTCTACTAAAATACATAGGATTTAAAGATGTTAAGGTAATTTTTCTTTCTCCTTTAGAAAAGGAAATATTCAGTTTTCAAAAATTAAAATATTACTACTTGGATTATGCGGTTATTGGAAAAAAGGAGGAGTGA